In Aegilops tauschii subsp. strangulata cultivar AL8/78 chromosome 3, Aet v6.0, whole genome shotgun sequence, one genomic interval encodes:
- the LOC109751492 gene encoding uncharacterized protein isoform X3, which produces MASRSSGDEPSSLLMEENAVQVSVDAKLTVAAGRGNCQQLKDLLSTEDSKTMLVVMAPSIQASTVKPLPEVMSPLLLSSACSGAWQDLEFLLNRGHGQPHPSMNSSTNILDLLTAYGSHSCSGKGASMQKASDDVEALLNLPSGSTVSLLDGVTIEGGTALHVVATYGESDGFLRSADIIHSKANHLLFARNKNGDTPLHCAARAGMSRMVCHLITLARGENTGVNRVKELLEIENILKETALHQAVRIGNNDIVKLLMEEHSELASFPKDGTSPLYLAILLEEDIIVETLYNASHMKLSYSGKNGQNALHAAVLRGTDQ; this is translated from the exons ATGGCGTCGAGGAGCAGCGGCGACGAACCTTCTAGCTTGCTCATGGAGGAAAATGCCGTGCAAGTGTCGGTGGATGCCAAACTGACGGTGGCCGCAGGCCGTGGCAACTGTCAGCAGTTGAAGGATCTGCTGAGCACGGAGGATTCAAAGACAATGCTGGTTGTGATGGCCCCGAGCATCCAGGCTTCCACGGTGAAGCCTCTCCCAGAGGTCATGAGCCCCCTTCTGCTATCATCGGCTTGCTCTGGCGCCTGGCAAGACTTGGAATTTCTTCTCAACAGGGGACACGGTCAGCCGCATCCTTCCATGAATTCTAGTACAAATATTCTTGACCTGCTCACGGCATACGGCTCCCACAGCTGCAGCGGCAAAGGCGCGTCGATGCAGAAAGCTTCTGATGATGTTGAAGCACTTCTGAACCTGCCTTCAGGTTCTACCGTGTCACTTCTGGATGGGGTCACCATTGAAGGGGGCACTGCGCTCCATGTGGTGGCCACATATGGTGAGAGTGATGGATTCTTGAGGAGTGCTGACATCATCCATAGCAAGGCAAACCACCTCCTGTTTGCGCGTAACAAGAACGGTGACACGCCCCTGCACTGTGCTGCACGGGCCGGGATGTCCCGAATGGTCTGTCACCTCATCACTCTGGCCAGAGGCGAGAATACAGGTGTTAACAGAGTGAAGGAACTCCTAGAAATTGAAAACATCCTTAAGGAGACAGCATTGCATCAAGCAGTCCGTATTGGAAATAATGATATAGTCAAGCTGCTAATGGAGGAACACTCGGAGTTGGCCAGTTTTCCGAAAGACGGCACTTCACCTCTCTACCTGGCCATCTTGCTGGAAGAGGACATCATTGTCGAGACACTTTATAATGCGAGTCACATGAAACTTTCCTACTCTGGGAAAAATGGACAGAATGCGTTGCATGCTGCGGTCCTCCGAGGCACAG ATCAGTGA
- the LOC109751492 gene encoding uncharacterized protein isoform X2, with protein MASRSSGDEPSSLLMEENAVQVSVDAKLTVAAGRGNCQQLKDLLSTEDSKTMLVVMAPSIQASTVKPLPEVMSPLLLSSACSGAWQDLEFLLNRGHGQPHPSMNSSTNILDLLTAYGSHSCSGKGASMQKASDDVEALLNLPSGSTVSLLDGVTIEGGTALHVVATYGESDGFLRSADIIHSKANHLLFARNKNGDTPLHCAARAGMSRMVCHLITLARGENTGVNRVKELLEIENILKETALHQAVRIGNNDIVKLLMEEHSELASFPKDGTSPLYLAILLEEDIIVETLYNASHMKLSYSGKNGQNALHAAVLRGTVISLHKGMKTGVRLSILLQLWHSKVSEEVYVGKYWKRTQLHCISQIATDYFQYTLLPLLVKVGQ; from the exons ATGGCGTCGAGGAGCAGCGGCGACGAACCTTCTAGCTTGCTCATGGAGGAAAATGCCGTGCAAGTGTCGGTGGATGCCAAACTGACGGTGGCCGCAGGCCGTGGCAACTGTCAGCAGTTGAAGGATCTGCTGAGCACGGAGGATTCAAAGACAATGCTGGTTGTGATGGCCCCGAGCATCCAGGCTTCCACGGTGAAGCCTCTCCCAGAGGTCATGAGCCCCCTTCTGCTATCATCGGCTTGCTCTGGCGCCTGGCAAGACTTGGAATTTCTTCTCAACAGGGGACACGGTCAGCCGCATCCTTCCATGAATTCTAGTACAAATATTCTTGACCTGCTCACGGCATACGGCTCCCACAGCTGCAGCGGCAAAGGCGCGTCGATGCAGAAAGCTTCTGATGATGTTGAAGCACTTCTGAACCTGCCTTCAGGTTCTACCGTGTCACTTCTGGATGGGGTCACCATTGAAGGGGGCACTGCGCTCCATGTGGTGGCCACATATGGTGAGAGTGATGGATTCTTGAGGAGTGCTGACATCATCCATAGCAAGGCAAACCACCTCCTGTTTGCGCGTAACAAGAACGGTGACACGCCCCTGCACTGTGCTGCACGGGCCGGGATGTCCCGAATGGTCTGTCACCTCATCACTCTGGCCAGAGGCGAGAATACAGGTGTTAACAGAGTGAAGGAACTCCTAGAAATTGAAAACATCCTTAAGGAGACAGCATTGCATCAAGCAGTCCGTATTGGAAATAATGATATAGTCAAGCTGCTAATGGAGGAACACTCGGAGTTGGCCAGTTTTCCGAAAGACGGCACTTCACCTCTCTACCTGGCCATCTTGCTGGAAGAGGACATCATTGTCGAGACACTTTATAATGCGAGTCACATGAAACTTTCCTACTCTGGGAAAAATGGACAGAATGCGTTGCATGCTGCGGTCCTCCGAGGCACAG TGATCTCACTACACAAAGGGATGAAAACGGGAGTACGCCTCTCCATTTTGCTGCAGCTCTGGCACAGCAAAGTCAGCGAGGAAGTATATGTTGGCAAGTATTGGAAGCGAACTCAGCTTCATTGTATCAGTCAGATTGCAACGGATTATTTCCAATACACGTTGCTGCCTCTGTTGGTGAAAGTGGGACAATAA
- the LOC109751492 gene encoding uncharacterized protein isoform X1, translating into MASRSSGDEPSSLLMEENAVQVSVDAKLTVAAGRGNCQQLKDLLSTEDSKTMLVVMAPSIQASTVKPLPEVMSPLLLSSACSGAWQDLEFLLNRGHGQPHPSMNSSTNILDLLTAYGSHSCSGKGASMQKASDDVEALLNLPSGSTVSLLDGVTIEGGTALHVVATYGESDGFLRSADIIHSKANHLLFARNKNGDTPLHCAARAGMSRMVCHLITLARGENTGVNRVKELLEIENILKETALHQAVRIGNNDIVKLLMEEHSELASFPKDGTSPLYLAILLEEDIIVETLYNASHMKLSYSGKNGQNALHAAVLRGTELTKKLLEWNSDLTTQRDENGSTPLHFAAALAQQSQRGSICWQVLEANSASLYQSDCNGLFPIHVAASVGESGTITMFLNKSPSSAGLQDSMGRTFLHVAAEKRKVRIVSSACRNRSLLWILNIQDNDGNTALHLAIQARSLRMFCALLGNRHTHLNLSNNIGQTPLDISLYGVSPGIFDDQISEAKIHFALTVVNARSGGSRRDHFEENYTRQLKYDETEQLEKLKESTQTLCIGVALIATATFTVTFALPGGYKADEHINGGTPTLAGRYAFDAFIIASTFSFVLSVMAMVGLMYSGYSILNPQTRRIYLIAALYFGSTSGTCFLATFALGLYMVLARVAHKSAIAICVISPLAVICKQMDLWLKWAVLAQPLCTRIGLTRTLVMVTTRILFSLLMEFWPIIVIFVWATYTSNQF; encoded by the exons ATGGCGTCGAGGAGCAGCGGCGACGAACCTTCTAGCTTGCTCATGGAGGAAAATGCCGTGCAAGTGTCGGTGGATGCCAAACTGACGGTGGCCGCAGGCCGTGGCAACTGTCAGCAGTTGAAGGATCTGCTGAGCACGGAGGATTCAAAGACAATGCTGGTTGTGATGGCCCCGAGCATCCAGGCTTCCACGGTGAAGCCTCTCCCAGAGGTCATGAGCCCCCTTCTGCTATCATCGGCTTGCTCTGGCGCCTGGCAAGACTTGGAATTTCTTCTCAACAGGGGACACGGTCAGCCGCATCCTTCCATGAATTCTAGTACAAATATTCTTGACCTGCTCACGGCATACGGCTCCCACAGCTGCAGCGGCAAAGGCGCGTCGATGCAGAAAGCTTCTGATGATGTTGAAGCACTTCTGAACCTGCCTTCAGGTTCTACCGTGTCACTTCTGGATGGGGTCACCATTGAAGGGGGCACTGCGCTCCATGTGGTGGCCACATATGGTGAGAGTGATGGATTCTTGAGGAGTGCTGACATCATCCATAGCAAGGCAAACCACCTCCTGTTTGCGCGTAACAAGAACGGTGACACGCCCCTGCACTGTGCTGCACGGGCCGGGATGTCCCGAATGGTCTGTCACCTCATCACTCTGGCCAGAGGCGAGAATACAGGTGTTAACAGAGTGAAGGAACTCCTAGAAATTGAAAACATCCTTAAGGAGACAGCATTGCATCAAGCAGTCCGTATTGGAAATAATGATATAGTCAAGCTGCTAATGGAGGAACACTCGGAGTTGGCCAGTTTTCCGAAAGACGGCACTTCACCTCTCTACCTGGCCATCTTGCTGGAAGAGGACATCATTGTCGAGACACTTTATAATGCGAGTCACATGAAACTTTCCTACTCTGGGAAAAATGGACAGAATGCGTTGCATGCTGCGGTCCTCCGAGGCACAG AGCTTACAAAAAAGCTCTTGGAATGGAACAGTGATCTCACTACACAAAGGGATGAAAACGGGAGTACGCCTCTCCATTTTGCTGCAGCTCTGGCACAGCAAAGTCAGCGAGGAAGTATATGTTGGCAAGTATTGGAAGCGAACTCAGCTTCATTGTATCAGTCAGATTGCAACGGATTATTTCCAATACACGTTGCTGCCTCTGTTGGTGAAAGTGGGACAATAACTATGTTTCTTAACAAGTCTCCAAGCAGTGCCGGTTTGCAGGACAGTATGGGAAGGACATTCCTTCATGTAGCTGCTGAGAAAAGGAAAGTTAGAATAGTCAGTTCTGCTTGCAGAAATCGATCACTCTTATGGATTCTTAATATCCAAGACAATGATGGGAACACTGCACTACACCTAGCTATCCAGGCACGGAGTCTTCGAATGTTTTGTGCTTTGTTAGGGAATCGACACACACATTTGAATTTATCAAATAATATTGGGCAAACTCCTCTAGATATATCACTATATGGGGTTTCCCCAGGAATTTTTGATGATCAG ATCAGTGAAGCGAAGATACACTTTGCACTGACAGTTGTTAATGCTAGGAGTGGTGGCAGTCGTCGTGATCACTTCGAAGAAAACTACACTCGCCAATTAAAATATGATGAAACAGAACAATTAGAGAAGTTGAAAGAATCAACACAAACACTATGCATTGGTGTGGCTCTAATTGCAACTGCGACGTTTACTGTTACTTTTGCCCTTCCTGGAGGTTACAAAGCGGATGAACATATTAATGGAGGAACACCAACACTTGCCGGGAGGTATGCATTTGATGCATTCATAATAGCCAGCACATTCTCCTTCGTCTTGTCTGTGATGGCTATGGTAGGTCTCATGTATTCTGGATACTCTATTTTAAACCCACAGACTCGTAGAATTTACTTGATCGCGGCCTTGTATTTTGGGTCAACATCGGGCACATGCTTCCTAGCAACTTTTGCACTAGGTTTATACATGGTGCTAGCACGAGTTGCTCACAAGTCCGCCATTGCTATCTGCGTCATTAGCCCTCTTGCTGTTATATGCAAACAAATGGACCTTTGGTTAAAGTGGGCTGTTCTGGCACAACCATTATGTACTCGAATTGGGCTAACTCGTACACTGGTAATGGTAACAACGAGAATCCTTTTCAGCCTGTTGATGGAATTTTGGCCCATAATAGTCATTTTTGTTTGGGCCACATATACAAGCAACCAGTTTTAG